CCCAATATAGATTCAAATGTAAAATTCTCTTGAAAGCTCATCataaaacgtaaaaaaaaatgtaatcacGAAATTCAATGCAATACCTCATTCGATTTTCTTACAAAATCGTATCGTTTTGAAGCATTCTTCTTTTTAAAAAGCCAACCTTAATTGGCTTCATACTTAACCTGGCCAAGCTTATCAAATGTTCAACACATTTTCAGTTCCCAATTGTCTTGCCGTTGCCCCTTCCTAAATTGCAGacaattggccaaaagttgCACACCTcattttccgtttccggccAAGTTGAAAATTTCCATCGTATATCCCTATATCCACCTAGGCCAGGAGCACCCAACCCCCATTCCGGTGGCTTCCGCACTCGCGTGCGTGAGTCCGATGTGGATATTGCATTTGATACTTCGCCACTTGGCGCCATGTGAATGACCCAAATAATCCAAACAAACTGCAAAGTTTCCCCCATGTGTAAGTGTAATCGTGGCTAGGAAGGTGTGGCTCCACACGGCTGCTCCTCATCCAAATCCTCTGCTCCTGCCATTGGGCTCTTTTTCACTTGGAGCATAAACTTGAGCATTGTGTGATGTTATGTTGGGGTAAATTCCTCGGTGCCATGCATCGGACTCCCCTCAGTTGTTAGGTGGAGGTTGTTAGGCTTCCCGAAAGTAGTTTGTCCGGAGCCAAAGTTCAGTTCTTCGACGGCTTCTACTGGGAACAGTTGACTTGGCTTTGTGGAGTGCTTGCAATCGGAAGTTCGTGGCTCTAAACATGCCCAGTGAAAATCATCTGCATCACCATCACTTGGGACACAGTGGTGGATTGTCTCCGCATCATCATCACTTGGTGGGGATTGGGACTATGTTAATGCCAAATTAGTTGAAAATTAcaactttaaattaataaaaaatacagtTAAAgtcaaaaagtatttaaagtcAAATTGGAAcctataaaataaaaaaaaaaaaaaaaaaaaaaaaaaaaaaaaaaaaaaaaaaaaaaaaaaaaaaaaaaaaaaaaaaaaaaaaaaaaaaaaaaaaaaaaaaaaaaaaaaaaaaaaaaaaaatataaaatcaaatgtGGAACTTCTAAGTCAAATGACAAATGTGCCTATGTTGGATGCATGCTGATTTAAAGTTATAGTTGAATTAGTTATAATAGAACCAACAGCTTAAAGATTGCAGAACTTAGAGATTTTCTTTGATTTGGTACTGACTATATGAAAAGATTTTCTACATTAggatattaatttatattaataataataaaataatttgtaatgaaaatatatatttaaaatataaatttatgaaaataactcaggatttcatatattttccaGCTGGACACATCCTGCAGCAATACGGGAATCACAGTCACAGAACATCATCATGGTCTGGACTTGACCACTACCCTGCGCAGTGAACTGGCTGCGTTGTCCTACAAAAAGGAGCGACTTACGGGGGAGGTAAAGAAATCGATCAGTTTATAATTAAAGCGAATACTATAAGgactatatatttatttatcccAGCTTGCTGAAACGCGAACCGCCTTGTGCAGCAAAGATGCGGATATCGAAAATCTGCGGGCCCAGGCTGCTCGGCAGACTGCCCTCATTGGATCCCTCCAGAGTCGTCTGGAAAACTCGGAGAGCAGGGAGCAGGCCGTCCAGGCCAGATGCGACTCCACCATTCAGACGGtgcagcgggaaaagcggagTTCCGACGAGCGCAACAAGGAGCTGATCTGTAAGATACAGCATCTGGAATCGCATGTGGCCAGCGAGGAGTCTCAAAAGGACCAGGTCAAGGCTCAGCTGCACGATCTCCTGCGACGCCTCAGCATCGGTTTGGGAATGGATGTGTGCGATGGCAACCAGAATTCCCATGCCACACCCGAGTGCATCATTTCGCGGGCCGAGGAGGTGATGGTGGAGCTGCAAAGGTCGAAAGCCAAGGTCAGTTCCACCTGCGACACCCTCAGCTCCTGCGAAAATGAACTGCTCAACTTGAAATCACTGGCCAACATTGAGAAGCAGCGCCTCACAGCCCAACTCGATGGAGCTGGGAATCACAACCACGAACTGGAAGGACGCTGTCGGCAATACGAAAGGGATCTTCAGATCCAAAGGGATCGCCTAACTGAATCGGAAATCAACGGGGAGAAGCTCAAGGAAGAGTTGCGCGGCTTTGAGTCGCGATGCCATCGCTTGCAAAACAATCTGGACCGGACTCAGGGCGATCGTCTGCAGTTCTTGCGGGGATTGAGCAATCTCTTGAATGTTCCCGAGCCCTGCGAAACGCTCATCAAGGACAAGCTTAGGGAGACTCTGGCGGAGAATCAAGCCATGCATACGGTAATAGAACTTATGAATTTTGAATCTACCAGACAATAACCCAATTTGTATACCCCTTAGCAAATGCACTCTCTGCGAGATCAGCTAAGCTCGGAGCATGAGAAGCTGAAGGAGACCCAACAGACCACCGAATGTCGCCTCCGTTCTGGCGAGGCTCAGAAATGTGAGCTAACGGAGCGTTTGGAAAAGTGTCATGCCGAGATCCATACTCTTCGAAAGGATCACATGGGTCTATCGGAGTTCTTGCAGCGACTGGCCATTGCGATGAACTGGGGCGAGTGCTCTGCACCTCCGGCTCTTGGAAATGATACCAATTTGATGGCGGAGAATTTGCTTGAGAGAGCCGAGCGACTCGCCGCTCACTGCGACCACGAGGCatcccatcatcatcatcatcacagCCCGGAAAAGGGCTGCTGTGATCACGGACATGGTCATGGGAAACTTCGCCGCGAGAGATCCTGTCATGACATTCCCCTGAAGGAAAGCAGCAGTGTCTACAACCTGCAGCGACGAGTTCGAGTTCTCAGGGAGCAAGTGCAGCGGCGGGATCTCCACCTGGAGCTTCTGCGTCGCAAGCTGGCCATCGTAGAGGACGGTGCGCGAGGGAAGTGCATGTTGCAGGGCGAGCGGGATGAGGCCGTTTGCCGGGCCAAAAAGACTGCCAAGCAGGTGGACAAGTTGAGTGCCCAGCTGGCCGATGCCCGATCTCAGATAGCAGAGGTGAAGGCCCAGCTAGCCGAGGCTGTGGAGTACAAGATCACCTCTTTGGAGAGGGCCCGAAAAATCGATGAGCTGACAACACAGATATGCGATCTGGAGGACGAGAAGACGCGGCTGATTTCCCAACTCAATGCCCTGAAGGAGCGCCTTAAATCCTCCTGTGAATCCAATCAGAATCGCAGATGCCGCGACGAGGCgttaataaatgtaaataaaaccataattTATGTAGAAAATCACAATCCAAATCTTTCTCCGAATTTCAGTCGATGCGCGATGATGTCAGCCGGTTGAGCTCCCAGCTTTCGGATGCCAATCAGCGCCTGTCCCACTTGCAATCCTTCCGCACTTCGGTTGCCAGAACTCTGCATCTTCGCGACCTACCGGAAACGGATCTCCTGCATCGCCTGCAGGCCTTGTGCTCCGCCCATCAGGAGTTCACGATGCTCTCGAAACGCTATGAGACAGCTTCGCCAGTTGGAGATCATCCGTGTCCTCGTTTCGATGATCCCATACCACCATCAGCCCACTGTCGGCCGCCAAGGGAGCTCAGTCCTCCACCAACATCCTTCCACCACAAGGCGCCACTCCTTTCCGGAAGCAGCCATCACCCACCACCGTCCGAGCATCATCATGGTTCCAGCAGCCACGTGCACAATCACcacggacatggacatggccatgGACATGGTCACTCATCGCATTCCAGACGGCAGCGCAGTAAAAGCCGGGACAAACGACTCCACGACGAGTGCTTTGACACAGATGTGCATCGACTGCACCATGGCTGTAAGGAGGAACTGCTGGCCACTGCATCCGAGGAGGACTATGACTTCAAGAGCAAATACTGCTAGAGAGTACCCCTTTTTCctgcatttgtattttttccaaataactcaaaataaaatatggttTCAATATTtcagaaaatcaaatgtttttcttttaattaaaagattgGTATAAAAACCTATATCAACGAGTTATGTTTCTATGCAATTCATAGCTTTGCGGTGTTtctgtgcaaataaataattttaattatctGGTTGATCATCTCTCATTTTGGGGGGATACGGATAAGAAGGAAAGGACTCGCTTTCATCGCAGTCCCTACTGGTGGCACAAGTCCAACAGCACTCCGGGAATTTTAGCAACGTGTCCATGGCTTCATCGTCCTTGCAGCCACTGCTCGGCAAAGTGCGAGGACAGCTGAAAAATAGTTTGGATATCATATACATTAGGGTACATTTTTTTCATATGGGATCGATCTTACTAGTACACATGAGTAAGTCCTGCGGCGGTCATGCAGACCTGTACGCCGCAGGTGTTTGGGTCACTGACTTCCTCGCCAGGTTGTAGGGCAAAAACATcgtatttcttctttttaccCACTCGCACATGAATGGGGTAACACTGGCCGGGGTACTCTACCAaggtattaaaaaaaatgtcacCATTCTTACATATTAAGCTTTCTTAAGGCATTACTGTCATTGTGCAGTATCTTCACAAATATCATGGACTCCACACACGCCACTAAAATTAAAGCTACCATACAGAGAAATACGAACTTCATTTTAACGCAATCGAAGGCAAACTGATGAAAGTTCCATTAAGTACCTTAGGAAAAACACTCATTTGAAATGGATACTTAGTGTAAATAATAGTGAGCCATTGCTTTTTTCTGCGAACCTTACCTGACTTTTTTTTAGCTATATCTGGTAGAAAAAGTGCCAGCACTATCTACATGTATAGTTTACAGATTCCGAAGTTTGCCACAAGAGCGCTGCTTGTAAGTAGTTCTCAGAGTAGCCGCAAGGTGGATAATTATAATAGAGAAGCAGAAATTCAGCCGTagaatgtttaattttaagcaGTTTTTAAGATAATACAGATATCTGGTCATCAAGACCCCAACATGGCTGCAGCTAAAACGCTTTTGGTCGGTCGCTCACCTGCTGGACAAAAGTAGCCCCACCATTTCAGACCCAGAGCAGGTTGATTGACTTGCCTGGCCATTATTTCACCAGTTCCACCGACCTGCACCATCGGCGGAATTatgcaaatgggaaaagtgtCAATCGCATTGTACCGCCCGCTGCATCTCGGGAGTCtgtcaaataaatcaaaattgacTGCCCCACATGCAACCCGTTTTCCGGACCAAGTTCATATGCAAGGCAAACGGTGGCGCCTGGAAATGTGCAATTAATCAAAAGTTCAGTAAACGCTTTTAATGTGGATCTACATGGCAATCCCACTGAAGAGTCGTCAACGCCAATCAAGATGCATATTTTTGCATGTTCGAAATTACACAACACACGTGAGTGGTGGCTAATGCCCGCCCCATCCTCACCACTTGCACCACAGACTCGCCACAGACGACTCCCAGAGCAATGAACTTGGCCGTCGAGATCGCCTCGCTTGACTTCCTCCAGTTCCCGTGGCCAGGAGAGAGGAGTCCCGGCTGCACAAAGAACATGAACACTCGCAGAAAATGCTTAACAGTtagatatatttatgtgtataaatttacaaaaaaaaactaatttaatatatttggaATGTGTTTTATGCAAAAACTAAGTTTTAGGTCAGTATATGATTATATgatattcatttgaaattgCAACGAAGCcgacattattatttatcaataTCTTTAATTTGGTAATTGAATGTTTCTGGGATTTGTTC
This sequence is a window from Drosophila teissieri strain GT53w chromosome 2R, Prin_Dtei_1.1, whole genome shotgun sequence. Protein-coding genes within it:
- the LOC122614371 gene encoding coiled-coil domain-containing protein 170 isoform X2, which gives rise to MPSENHLHHHHLGHSGGLSPHHHHLLDTSCSNTGITVTEHHHGLDLTTTLRSELAALSYKKERLTGELAETRTALCSKDADIENLRAQAARQTALIGSLQSRLENSESREQAVQARCDSTIQTVQREKRSSDERNKELICKIQHLESHVASEESQKDQVKAQLHDLLRRLSIGLGMDVCDGNQNSHATPECIISRAEEVMVELQRSKAKVSSTCDTLSSCENELLNLKSLANIEKQRLTAQLDGAGNHNHELEGRCRQYERDLQIQRDRLTESEINGEKLKEELRGFESRCHRLQNNLDRTQGDRLQFLRGLSNLLNVPEPCETLIKDKLRETLAENQAMHTQMHSLRDQLSSEHEKLKETQQTTECRLRSGEAQKCELTERLEKCHAEIHTLRKDHMGLSEFLQRLAIAMNWGECSAPPALGNDTNLMAENLLERAERLAAHCDHEASHHHHHHSPEKGCCDHGHGHGKLRRERSCHDIPLKESSSVYNLQRRVRVLREQVQRRDLHLELLRRKLAIVEDGARGKCMLQGERDEAVCRAKKTAKQVDKLSAQLADARSQIAEVKAQLAEAVEYKITSLERARKIDELTTQICDLEDEKTRLISQLNALKERLKSSCESNQNRRCRDEALINSMRDDVSRLSSQLSDANQRLSHLQSFRTSVARTLHLRDLPETDLLHRLQALCSAHQEFTMLSKRYETASPVGDHPCPRFDDPIPPSAHCRPPRELSPPPTSFHHKAPLLSGSSHHPPPSEHHHGSSSHVHNHHGHGHGHGHGHSSHSRRQRSKSRDKRLHDECFDTDVHRLHHGCKEELLATASEEDYDFKSKYC
- the LOC122614371 gene encoding coiled-coil domain-containing protein 170 isoform X1 — protein: MPTNPRPTTNGNTPEDWQVFEVLFGADQEPRAIPVRMTTMSPFPPPSSIPSCQLDTSCSNTGITVTEHHHGLDLTTTLRSELAALSYKKERLTGELAETRTALCSKDADIENLRAQAARQTALIGSLQSRLENSESREQAVQARCDSTIQTVQREKRSSDERNKELICKIQHLESHVASEESQKDQVKAQLHDLLRRLSIGLGMDVCDGNQNSHATPECIISRAEEVMVELQRSKAKVSSTCDTLSSCENELLNLKSLANIEKQRLTAQLDGAGNHNHELEGRCRQYERDLQIQRDRLTESEINGEKLKEELRGFESRCHRLQNNLDRTQGDRLQFLRGLSNLLNVPEPCETLIKDKLRETLAENQAMHTQMHSLRDQLSSEHEKLKETQQTTECRLRSGEAQKCELTERLEKCHAEIHTLRKDHMGLSEFLQRLAIAMNWGECSAPPALGNDTNLMAENLLERAERLAAHCDHEASHHHHHHSPEKGCCDHGHGHGKLRRERSCHDIPLKESSSVYNLQRRVRVLREQVQRRDLHLELLRRKLAIVEDGARGKCMLQGERDEAVCRAKKTAKQVDKLSAQLADARSQIAEVKAQLAEAVEYKITSLERARKIDELTTQICDLEDEKTRLISQLNALKERLKSSCESNQNRRCRDEALINSMRDDVSRLSSQLSDANQRLSHLQSFRTSVARTLHLRDLPETDLLHRLQALCSAHQEFTMLSKRYETASPVGDHPCPRFDDPIPPSAHCRPPRELSPPPTSFHHKAPLLSGSSHHPPPSEHHHGSSSHVHNHHGHGHGHGHGHSSHSRRQRSKSRDKRLHDECFDTDVHRLHHGCKEELLATASEEDYDFKSKYC
- the LOC122614802 gene encoding uncharacterized protein LOC122614802 → MKFVFLCMVALILVACVESMIFVKILHNDKYPGQCYPIHVRVGKKKKYDVFALQPGEEVSDPNTCGVQVCMTAAGLTHVYYCPRTLPSSGCKDDEAMDTLLKFPECCWTCATSRDCDESESFPSYPYPPKMRDDQPDN